Genomic window (Granulicella arctica):
CGGTAACGAGCCGCAGGAGAAGCGTAAGCAGTACAGCGCCGATGACAGCAACGAAGATGGTATAGATCAAGCCACCAGATCCTGCGTAGCCCAGATGCTGCATGATAAAACCGCCGACCACGGCCCCGATGATGCCGACGATGATATCCCCAACGGCGCCAAAACCAGAACCCTTCATAAGCTTGCCGGTAAGAAACCCTGCAATCAGACCTACGACAATCCACCAGATAATAAACATGTAAGCACCTCCAGTGCTTTGGTTGGGTTAGAAACGGATGCAGCCAGTTGCCGAGTGAGCATGATTCAGACGCGGACAGTCACCATGTTGACGCAAACGACACCGCCAACATCAAGGAAGAAAGCAAACTGAAAAGCTAGTACGTTCTGGTTGACGTGGAGTGCACGGTGTGGGCGACGTCACTCGCTTCACCTGTGTTGTCGGTGTGGGTGCTCACTGCTTTTTCTCCGGAAGACGCAATATCCTCGCCGCCTGCGGCCTT
Coding sequences:
- a CDS encoding GlsB/YeaQ/YmgE family stress response membrane protein, with protein sequence MFIIWWIVVGLIAGFLTGKLMKGSGFGAVGDIIVGIIGAVVGGFIMQHLGYAGSGGLIYTIFVAVIGAVLLTLLLRLVTGNRARNL